A region from the Triticum urartu cultivar G1812 chromosome 1, Tu2.1, whole genome shotgun sequence genome encodes:
- the LOC125538851 gene encoding uncharacterized protein LOC125538851, with the protein MSRQWMYDDRCSPQFVEGVRTFLLAAEANKRADGFMPCPCARCKNGHNYSTSRTIHVHLFKTGFMPHYNVWTKHGERGVMMEDNEEEEDDDSYPGHGFPEYDDTTMGEEAEPVMREEAEPAMREEAEEEASDEPVDDLGQAIADAKRNCASDLEKKKLQRMLEDHKKLLYPNCVGDKKKLGTTLELLQWKAENGVSDKGFGKLLVMIKDMLPEDNELPESTYEAKKVVCPLGLEVQKIHACPNDCILYRGEYEDLNACPVCGALRYKICRDDPGDVEGRRPRKKIPAKVMWYAPIIPRLKRLFQNKEHAKAMRWHREDRKKDGKLRVPADGSQWRKIERKYGKEFADDARSVCIYLANCKKNVYLGHRRFLPSRHPVRKKGKHFKGEADHRTKPRHRTGADVHDMAKDLKVVFGKGPGGQPVPNDADGRAPMWKKKSIFWDLPYWKDLEVRSAIDVMHVTKNLCVTLLGFLGVYGKTKDTPEAREDQQRMHGKDG; encoded by the exons atgagccggcaatggatgtacgatgaccgatgctctccccagttcgttgagggcgtgcgtacttttctgcttgcggctgaggcaaacaagcgggcggatggttttatgccttgtccatgtgctcgctgtaagaatggtcacaattactctacgtcaagaaccattcatgTCCACCTATTTAagaccggtttcatgccccattataatgtttggaccaagcacggagaaagaggggttatgatggaagacaatgaagaagaagaggacgacgacagctatcctggccatggattccctgaatacgatgatacaacaatgggggaagaagctgagccggtaatgcgggaagaagctgagccggcaatgcgggaagaagctgaagaagaggcatcagatgagcccgttgatgatctaggtcaggccattgccgatgcaaagagaaactgcgcaagtgatttggagaagaagaagttgcagcgcatgttagaggatcacaaaaaattgttgtacccgaattgcgtaggtgacaagaaaaagctgggcaccacactggaattgctgcaatggaaggcagagaatggtgtatctgacaagggatttggaaagttgctggtaatgataaaggatatgcttccagaggacaacgaattgcccgagagtacgtacgaagcaaagaaggttgtatgccctctagggttagaggtgcagaagatacatgcatgccctaatgattgcatcctctaccgcggtgagtacgaggatttgaacgcttgcccggtatgtggtgcattgcgctataagatctgccgcgatgaccctggtgatgtcgagggccggcgccccaggaagaagattcctgccaaggtgatgtggtatgctcctataataccacggttgaaacgtttgttccaaaataaagagcatgccaaggcgatgcgatggcacagagaagaccgtaagaaagacggaaagttgagagtacccgccgACGgttcgcagtggagaaaaatcgaaagaaagtacgggaaggagtttgcagatgatgcaaggagcgtatg tatatatttggctaattgtaagaagaatgtgtacctgggacatcgtcgatttcttccgagcaggcatcccgtaagaaagaaaggcaagcatttcaaaggtgaggcagatcaccggacgaagcctcgccaccgtactggtgctgatgtacatgatatggccaaggatttgaaggtggtctttggaaagggtcctggtggacaacctgttccgaatgacgctgacggacgcgcacccatgtggaagaagaaatctatattttgggacctgccctattggaaagacctcgaggtccgctccgcaatcgacgtgatgcacgtgacgaagaatctttgtgtgaccctacttggcttcttgggcgtgtatgggaagacaaaagatacacctgaggcacgggaggaccagcaacgtatgcacggaaaagacggc